The Rhizoctonia solani chromosome 4, complete sequence genome contains a region encoding:
- a CDS encoding GPI inositol-deacylase, with protein MVWCHQVRWRVARASLELAVAEPSARGPILDRWFAGGVNLNPSRPRLPASHSPPEHISDGYLSRSSLPVGTSVFHFPIQSLGSRLVILLSSGRILGVSPEKDVVTEVEVDLCQPRESSNVFCPPINSGSTRLIPNPSLKGLFPVPGEGTDESEGVVVWESDVTTTSEGYFSVTVSSKREGGSWLVARLEQSDSLEFATGKLAPFFGSTEIKIPKTKSLIRRIWIPNLISNAMVVYRATFNHEGDCTNPLLTPILVHTSSEIESHFHRTLPSTRKPVLHTHNSGPFIGTKYGLNITVYASGECQVNAIQFHVDWRISFGRVASRLWAGVFAWAIATVAAMNALAWYEWNG; from the exons ATGGTTTGGTGTCATCAAGTCCGATGGCGGGTAGCGAGAGCCTCTTTAGAACTGGCTGTCGCAGAGCCTAGCGCAAGAGGCCCAATCCTTGACCGATGGTTTGCCGGAGGCGTTAACCTAAACCCATCCCGCCCTAGACTTCCCGCTAGCCACTCTCCACCCGAACATATATCTGACGGCTACCTATCTCGTAGTTCGCTCCCGGTCGGGACATCTGTTTTCCATTTTCCAATCCAATCTTTGGGGTCCCGTTTGGTTATTCTACTTTCTTCTGGTCGTATCTTGGGCGTTTCGCCAGAGAAAGATGTTGTTACTGAGGTCGAGGTAGACTTGTGTCAACCAAGGGAGTCATCTAATGTATTCTGTCCACCTATCAACTCTGGATCTACTCGCCTCATACCGAATCCTTCTCTTAAAGGATTGTTTCCAGTACCTGGAGAAGGAACTGACGAGAGCGAGGGTGTAGTTGTATGGGAGAGCGATGTTACTACGACTAGCGAGGGATACTTCTCAGTAACAGTGTCAAGCAAGAGGGAAGGCGGATCGTGGTTAGTTGCAAGGCTTGAACAATCTGATTCCCTCGAATTTGCTACGGGAAAGCTAG CTCCATTTTTCGGATCCACCGAGAtaaaaattccaaaaactaAATCCCTCATTAGGAGGATATGGATTCCCAATTTAATATCCAATGCGATGGTTGTCTACAGGGCCACATTTAACCACGAAGGCGATTGCACAA ACCCACTATTGACACCAATTCTAGTACACACGTCCTCCGAAATTGAATCTCATTTCCATCGGACGCTTCCATCCACCCGAAAGCCGGTTCTGCACACTCACAACTCAGGGCCGTTCATTGGCACAAAGTATGGCTTGAACATCACCGTTTATGCCTCTGGAGAATGCCAAGTCAATGCCATACAGTTTCATGTTGACTGGCGCATCAGTTTTGGTCGGGTCGCTTCAAGGCTTTGGGCTGGTGTGTTTGCTTGGGCTATTGCCACGGTGGCCGCCATGAATGCCCTGGCGTGGTACGAATGGAACGGTTAG
- a CDS encoding GPI-anchored small secreted protein: MRSAFVALLSLIASAAAYQVTYPGAADKWYAGTVTNKFDWTRVNTDADSFTLVLTNEDRSLLPVNNQQLIATVPGSAGSIDVPAPSGGFPVGKGFRVNMVKSPTELTTILAQSPEFEIVAGTGTSSTSVTATSVTSRSTVIISPTTGTTTPTSTSGDLNPTNSPASNNGAMSIVARASPVVIAGALAAAFMA, from the exons ATGCGTTCTGCTTTCGTTGCACTTTTGTCCTTGATCGCCTCTGCGGCTGCGTACCAGGTCACATACCCTGGTGCCGCTGACAAGTGGTATGCTGGAACG GTTACCAATAAATTCGATTGGACCCGGGTCAACACCGATGCCGACTCGTTCACTCTGGTGTTGACGAACGAG GATCGTTCTCTTCTCCCTGTCAACAACCAACAGCTGATTGCTACTGTCCCCGGATCAGCTGGATCGATCGATGTCCCTGCCCCCTCTGGTGGTTTCCCTGTCGGCAAAGGCTTCCG TGTTAACATGGTCAAGTCTCCTACCGAGCTCACCACCATCTTGGCTCAGAGCCCCGAGTTCGAAATTGTCGCCGGCACTGGCACATCTAGCACCTCGGTCACTGCAAC CTCGGTTACAAGCCGCTCGACTGTGATTATTAGCCCGACTACGGGTACTACCACCCCCACTTCGACCTCTGGAGACCTCAACCCAACTAACTCGCCCGCATCTAACAACGGCGCCATGTCCATTGTTGCCCGTGCCTCGCCTGTAGTGATTGCTGGTGCTTTGGCTGCTGCCTTTATGGCCTGA
- a CDS encoding charged multivesicular body protein 5, with amino-acid sequence MNRIFGTTNKKPKPTLQDAIAATDTRIAGIEVKVKKLDGELSRYKEQMAKMKSGPGKTAIQNRALQTLKQKRMYESQLAGLQQQTFNMESAAMTTDNLRNTMATVDAMQTANKELRRQYGKVDIDKIESVHYDMEDLLEQANEIQEMMGRSYGVPEEVDEAELEAELEALSAQLEEDETPSYLQDVGRAPDFVDETPVEESVTPAKPEAAKTTAYSAS; translated from the exons ATGAACAGAATCTTCGGAACGACGAACAAGAAGCCCAAACCAACGCTTCAAGATGCCATCGCAGCG ACTGACACTCGCATTGCGGGAATCGAGGTCAAAGTTAAGAAACTCGACGGGGAGCTCTCGAGGTATAAAGAGCAGATGGCAAAAATGAAGAGCGGGCCTGGGAAGACAGCCATCCAAAACCGTGCTCTTCAGACTCTCAAGCAGAAACGAATGTACGAATCTCAGCTTGCTGGTCTGCAGCAACAAACTTTCAATATGGAGTCGGCCGCGATGACCACCGACAACCTACGGAATACGATGGCCACCGTCGATGCAATGCAAACAGCCAACAAAGAGCTGAGGCGTCAGTACGGCAAGGTCGATATCGATAAAATTGAG AGTGTTCATTATGATATGGAGGATCTTCTTGAACAAGCCAACGAAATTCAAGAGATGATGGGTCGCTCTTATGGGGTTCCCGAAGAGGTCGATGAGGCAGAGCTGGAAGCGG AACTGGAAGCACTGTCGGCTCAGCTGGAAGAGGACGAGACCCCGTCGTACCTACAGGACGTGGGCCGCGCCCCAGACTTCGTCGATGAAACACCAGTCGAGGAATCTGTG ACACCTGCCAAACCAGAAGCAGCCAAAACAACAGCGTATTCTGCCTCATAG
- a CDS encoding transcription initiation factor TFIIE alpha subunit → MPPQLSETTRSLQALVQIVSRAFYEPRLVVVMDQLSRLPVIKEEELAGRVGVTLKELNKVTATLLNDRLIKVWETHRMLKSERAQRAVPRSYYWIDYQDFCNVVKWRISAMRRAIDEKLKNELNNKGYICTQCQKTYTPLDADRLFDPMRSAFVCDLCQGELTDNENAENVRGGKDRMQRFNTQTSHIVDGLRKVESVSLPPLDVAEWVRKNAQAAAPDGTPVDDGLQIAGANGTGKAQATRVSVIIEDDKTDEALRREREKKADAKRQQNALPEWHLQSTVSGHLTTLGLKNEAQNAQYARANPEPGQLDRKPFAQGESSFPFLFFRRTDLGCFCGLSFRSQLTGGVLLSLNKDETPEGDAVPSPNGVMASQTLLGKREREPEEDLFPSPKMQKMEDLSDDSNNPIVYVAGEAKRFRDITEAEQELMTPEEYEAYAELTVTLT, encoded by the exons ATGCCGCCACAACTGAGTGAAACAACCCGGTCACTCCAGGCACTTGTCCAGATCGTTTCGCGAGCATTCTATGAACCCCGTCTCGTTGTTGTCATGGACCAACTCTCGCGGTTGCCTGT GATCAAAGAGGAAGAGCTCGCAGGTCGAGTCGGAGTCACTCTCAAGGAGCTCAACAAGGTCACTGCTACTCTGCTCAACGATAGGCTGATTAAAGTGTGGGAGACCCATCGTATG CTCAAGTCTGAAAGAGCGCAGCGAGCAGTTCCCAGGTCGTACTACTGGATCGACTATCAGGACTTTTGCAATGTTGTTAAATGGCGCATCTCTGCGATGCGCCGAGCTATCGACGAAAAGTTGAAAAAC GAACTCAACAACAAAGGCTACATATGCACCCAATGCCAGAAAACATATACACCCCTTGACGCCGACCGACTGTTTGACCCCATGCGAAGTGCGTTCGTATGTGATCTGTGCCAGGGCGAGTTGACGGACAACGAAAATGCTGAAAACGTTCGTGGAGGAAAAGACCGGATGCAACGGTTCAACACCCAGACATCGCACATCGTCGATGGGCTGCGAAAAGTGGAATCAGTATCATTACCGCC ACTCGATGTTGCCGAGTGGGTACGGAAAAATGCCCAGGCCGCTGCTCCGGATGGTACACCCGTAGACGACGGCCTCCAAATCGCCGGTGCAAACGGAACTGGCAAAGCCCAGGCCACACGAGTGAGCGTTATCATCGAGGACGACAAGACGGACGAGGCCCTCCGTCGGGAGCGTGAAAAGAAAGCCGACGCCAAACG ACAACAAAACGCACTCCCAGAATGGCACTTGCAAAGCACCGTATCTGGGCATTTGACTACACTTGGGTTGAAGAACGAAGCCCAAAATGCACAGTACGCGCGGGCTAATCCTGAACCGGGCCAACTTGACCGAAAACCGTTTGCACAAGGCGAGAGTAGTTTTCCCTTTCTTTTTTTCCGTCGTACCGATTTGGGTTGTTTTTGCGGGCTGAGCTTTCGCTCTCAGTTGACTGGAGGCGTACTACTCTCACTTAACAAGGACGAAACTCCAGAGGGGGACGCAGTCCCTTCACCCAACGGTGTGATGGCTTCACAGACGTTATTAGGCAAGCGAGAGCGAGAGCCCGAGGAGGATCTCTTCCCGTCGCCCAAAATGCAAAAGATGGAAGACTTGAGTGATGATTCAAATAATCCTATTGTCTATG TCGCTGGGGAGGCCAAGCGGTTCCGGGATATAACAGAGGCGGAGCAGGAATTGATGACCCCGGAGGAATACGAAGCTTATGCCGAACTGACGGTCACACTCACTTAG